The segment gaGCTGAATGGGAAAGGAACCACCCAGCCTCAGCTGGATTTGCACCAAAAGCCCCTCACTCAGCTTCCTCTCCTGACCAGGGCTCCAGGAGACCTAACTGTGCCCTTGAGGGCCCAGGCAGGCACTGCGGTCACAACCTGATGACTGGTGAGGGCAAGGACAGGGTGTCCCTGGGAGAGGCCCCCCTTCTGCTGAGGAAGCAGCTTTTCCAGTCAAACAATAGCGCTGTTCCTGGCAGATGACCAAgctgggccaggccaggccatagcaggagggggcaggagagggaggagcaGAGCCTCCCTGGGAGCTTTCAGGCTTCGCCTGGGCCTGGAACATCCTGTCCTGGTACAGCTGGGGGTACTGAGGCCTAGGGAGGTGACGGGTCTCAAGAGACTATCACGGTAGGCCACCCCacttcctgcctccttcccctcAGCCCTATGGTTTCCCACTCTATCTGCACCTGCCATTGATGAGATGGGCTCAGCCTTTGAGAAGCTCCTCCTTCCCCTAGTCCTCCAGGGGATAGGCCAGGATGTGGTGGCTACACAGTGTTTCACAGGAATGTGTCAAGCCCGAGAGTCCAGGGTGGAGACTTAGCTTGGCTTCCATCTGCCTATGGTGGGGGCTCCAGAGCAGGCAGAGGGCCTGCTCAGGCCTGCTGGGTCCCAATCAGGCCTGAGGCCTGCTTTAATCTACTTGGTTCAAAGCCTCACATCTGAGGCCTCAGGGTGCTCAGGCCAGACAAGGGTCCCCTGGAGCATTCTTGGCCCTGCATGGAGCCAACATGGACATGCTGATGCCTGCTCAGCCTTGGGGTCTTCTTAGACCTGTGGAGGCCTGATAAGATCTggggtgtctgccattgctgGGGGCCTCCTTGAACCTGAAGCAAGTTTAGATGTGCACAGGCTAGCTAATGGCTGCAGGCTTTGGGGCTCAAGTTTCAGGCTTGAGGTCTGAGTACTCACTGAACCTCAACTGCATGGGCCTCCCCCACCGAAGTCTGAGCACTGGGCATTACTGGCTCAAGCACTTCTGGGTTTTGTTTGTATCGAGGGACCTCAAGCCTTAGGCCTTGGCCACCTCCAGCCCCCTAACCCAAAGTATGTCACTCAGGCAGAGGTGGCTAGGATTCTACCTCTGTGTGCCCCTGGTGGGGAGCCTTCTATTTTGAAAGTTGGATGAAAGGAACAAGCGGGGCTACCAGGCCAGGTTTCAATTTGTCAGCCCCCTGGCAAGCGGGGAAGGGTAGGTATCAATTACAATCCTGTGTTGGCGGCCCTGCCCCCTGCAGCCACGAGAGGCAGGAAAGCGAAAGGCGCCCGGGGAACAGCGCTGCACAGCAGACCTGTGCCTCTCATCGTTCCGGGAATTTGGGGGCAGCGTTCTGGTCCTAGCCGAGCTCCAGTTTGTTTCGAGGCCCTTCTGTCTCAAGGACCTCAATCATAAAACCCACGTGTGTGCCAGAAGGACAGAAACGTCCCCTAGCCTCCGGGATGGCCCACCCGCTGCGCAGCTGGCTTTCCGCGGAAAGGGCGGAGCCCAGGGAGGGGGCGCGTCAGGGGCGGGGCCTGGAGGAGTCAGACGGGGTGGGGTCTATCCCTAGCCAGTGCTAAAAAAGGCGGAGCCGTTCGGGGCGGTCTCGGTGGGCTGGAAAGCGGGATGAGGTTCTGCCTTTAGGAGGAGGCGTGACCACCCAATAGGCTTCTCTTCCCGCGGGGCGTGGCCGTCAAGGAGCCGGACGCCGAGCCTGGCTGGGCCGGTCAGCCGCGTAGCGGGCGGCGTGGACGCGGCCGCGCAGCGGCTCCTTTAAGGCTGGGGCAACACCCCCGCCGCCCCGCCTCCCGCGCGGCCTAGGTCTAGTTGGCGGCGGGGTCGGGTCCGCGCGAGCCGCGATGGAGCTGCACATCCTAGAACACCGGGTGCGGGTGCTGAGCGTCGCCCGTCCTGGTCTCTGGCTCTACACCCACCCGCTCATCAAGCTGCTCTTCCTGCCCCGCCGCAGCCGGTGCGCGCCGGGGTTCAGGAGAGCAGATGGGGGCTGGGGGCTCTGCTGTCGCTCCGGGCCAGGGTCGGAGGATTAGGATCGCTTCgtaaggcaggcaggcaggcgggcgGGAGCGGGTGGGGAGGACTCGCCCCCTCCGGCCGCCATCCGGCCTGGGGGACCGCCGCCTATCCGGCCCGGTGAGGCCCCCTCCCAGGGGCAAAGCGCAAACAGCCTGGGATGGGCAATGCTTAACTCAGTAGTGTCAAATGGGGGTATTCCTACCTGGTCACTGCGGGGAGCTCCTTCCAGGACGCCTCCCTTCAGGTCAGAGGGGCTGGACTAGGGGGTCCAAGGTCCGACGCCCCTGGGGCTGTCGCTGCAAGTGTGAACCTCTCCTCCCTCTAGGAGTGGAGGGGTGGAGAGCTCCTGGAGAGGTAGGGAGGCCGGAAAGTAGCCCCCAACCCCGGAGATGGGGCTAACATCCCATTGCCCTGGAAATTAAAGGCCGGGGGGCAGGAAGGCGCCCGGCCCGGGGTCGCGGGGGTGCCTCGGGGCAGATGGAGAGAAATCCACTCCCGACCCCCAGTTCTCCACACCAAGCTGAAGATGCTTCCCACCCCCAACCAGGTGCAAGTTCTTCAGCCTGACGGAGACCCCTGAGGATTACACGCTTATGGTGGACGAGGAGGGCTTTAAAGGTGGGGGCTGGTCTGGGGAACGGGAGTACGGGAGGGGCTTGTCGCGCTCCCCTTCTGTAGGGTTCTCACCAGTTCCTGGGATCCGTCCCAAGAGCTTAAGCCTTAAAAGCAGATGGTCAGGGTTCGAACCCTACTCCACCACTCCCTGGCTGTGTGCCCTTGAGCAAAtcactttccctctctgagcTGTTTTCTCTTATGTAAAATGGGTATAGTTATGATTCTGATACATAGGGTCCCATGAGGGCTTTATAAACTTAAAACCGCTGAGGGGCACTTAGCAGTCTTAGGCCTGCAGAAGGGCCTCTGTTACGATTCCAGTCAAGTGCTGCTGTTAGAAGTCCCTGGGTATTATTTCCTCCTGGTCTTACTCCCTGGTTTGGGTCACCTCCTCCCCTGCTGGTCTGGGAACTCCAGGAGTCTGAGGGAAGGAATGCAGGAGCAGGCAGCCATCTCAGGGGAGGGTCCTGGAGGCCTCCTGGCTGTGCTGGGGTGAATAGCAGCCACCCAGGCCCTGGCCCCTGCTCAGGACTGGACGCCAGCCTGGGCCCTCCCTGGGGCCTGGAGTTGACGCCTagctcctcctcctgctgctggcCCGGCCCATCCTCACAGGCTTGGAGTCTCAGGCCAGCTAGCTGGAGCTTAGCCTGTCCCCATGCTCCACTGCAGGCCTTAGTTTCCCTGTTTTTACTTCAGAAGTCTAGGTCTGCAAAAGGGGAAGGCAATCCCTCAGCCAATCTAATCTGCGAATGCCCCCTGGTGGTGCCATGTGGTATAAAGCTTCTGCTAACCCACAGAAGACACCGTAGTGAGGTAGATATTGtcgtcccattttacagatggggaaactgagactcaaatcACCTGCCCCAGGTCACAAGACAAATTAAcaaagctggaatttgaacccagttctGTTTGAATCTGGACCTCTGATCTTAAGTGGGAAGTTTCAATGCCACCAGGCCAGCACTTGAAGCTTTTCTCAGTCTTTGCACACATAGGAACTTCAGGAGCAGAACTGGGGGGAGACAGCCCCACCCTCCAGACCTGCCCTTACCTTGATGGATCCAAGGCacagaaagggaaactgaggctcagagaggggcagGGGCCAGCCTTTGTAGACCCTGACCTGACATGTCCCCTGCCCACAGAGCTGCCCCCTTCTGAGTTCCTGCAAGTAGCTGAGGCCACATGGCTGGTGCTGAACGTGTCGTCTCACAGCGGTGCGGCTGTGCAGGCTGCTGGGGTCACCAAGATCGCCCGCTCGGTCATCGCGCCACTGGCCGAGCACCACGTGTCTGTGCTGATGCTGTCCACTTACCAGACGGACTTCATCCTGGTGAGTTTCCTGCTAGTGCTGGTGCAGAGCAGGGTGGATATAGGTACCTGGGAGCCCATGTGATGTGCCATCTGCTGTGGCCCAGGTGCGGGAGCAGGACCTGTCCGTGGTGATCCACACGctggcccaggagttcgacattTACCGCGAGGTGGGCGGAGAGCCTGTGCCTGTGACGAGGGATGATTCCAGCAATGGCTTTCCCCGCACTCAGCATGGTGAGGGCGGCCCCCTGAAACTTGGACTTGGGCAGGGCCTCCTACTACCACTGGGTCCCTTCCCTTTTGGGCCCCAGTGGGGCAGGAGGACCCTGGCCAGTTCCTGGATAGCAAAGACCCGCCCGTGGCCCACGCCTCTCCCTGACTGGCCACCAGGGGGCGCCCCAGCCCACGGACACCTTTTCACCTGCTGCTGTCCTCCAGCAGGGCCCAGCCCCACGGTGCATCCCATCCAGAGCCCACAGAACCGCTTCTGTGTCCTCACACTGGACCCTGAGACGCTTCCAGCCATCGCCACCACCCTCATAGATGTCCTCTTCTACTCGCACAGGTGGACCTTGGAACTTCGTCTTTGTCCTCACACCACTGTTCCCTACACTCTGTCCCACCACCTTCCGCCCATCTATCAGTTTTGCACCTCTCCCTTGTCCTCTCTTGGGGTTCCTGGCAGCCCATGATGCTCACTTGTGCTTCACTGATGTTCGGGGAAGGTTCTCGCCCCAAAGCTGGATCCCTTTCCAGCGAGGTCCTCTGAGCCATGCCCTGGTCTGGCCCTCTCACCATGGAATCCTTTGTTTTTGGCACAGGCTGGGTTCATTgtcctcccccatccccacccacaCCTTCCAGAGGGCTGGACCCTTGGGCGGGTAGCAGAGATGGCAGAGCCTCCCCAGGCCACCATGCCAGCTCCTTCCCAGGGTTCTGGAGGCTGATCGGGAGCAGGGGCAGTAGGCTGGGTGCCTGGCAGAACCCCTAAACCTCCCATCCCTCCCCAGCACCCCCAAGGAGGCAGCCTCTAGCAGTCCTGAACCCAGCTCCATCACGTTCTTTGCCTTCTCCCTCATCGAGGGTTATATCTCCATTGTCATGGATGCTGAAACACAGAAAAAGTAGGTGACCCCTGACCCTGGGTGGGCCCCAGGCCCCAGCCAGTCCCAGGCAGGGAGGAGGTGGGCCATCAGACTCTGAGGTCAGCAGGTGTACCTGTCCCAGAGCTCACGGTCAGGCAGGGGTGGATGGGGGTGCCCTGCCCATCACCCGTCTCCCTCCCCAGGTTCCCCAGTGACCTCCTGCTGACCAGCTCCTCGGGGGAGCTGTGGAGGATGGTGCGCATCGGTGGACAGCCCCTGGGCTTTGGTGAGGGCCGTTCCCGGTGTTGGGGGTTTGGGGAGTGTCTGGGGAGCAACTGGCATGTGCCACATGTGGCCCTCCTCCACCACCCTCAGATGAATGTGGCATCGTGGCACAGATCGCGGGTCCCCTGGCTGCCGCTGACATCTCTGCCTACTACATCAGCACCTTCAACTTCGACCACGCCCTGGTGAGCAccaagggctggggcagggggagcTCCTAAGGGGATAGTGAGGCCCAGAAATGTGGGCGACAGGAGGTAGTCTCGGTTGGGCCAGAAAGTCAGGGGTGGCCCTGGCCAGCTTCCACCTTGACCCTTCCCTCCTGCCCACCCGCCCTCAGGTGCCCGAGGATGGTATCGGCAGCGTCATCGAGGTCCTCCAGCGGCGGCAGGAAGGCCTGGCTTCCTGAGGACCATGGGGAACAGAGCAGCCTCCCTGCTCTCCCCTTGACCCAGGCTTCCAAAGACTTCTCTAAGCTATTTCCTTAAGCTCTGGAATGAGCCCCCTGTTCTGCCGGGGACCCTCGTTCCGCTCTCTGTATGTAAGCTGCGTGCAGGCACCGGCTTTTATGCGGACACCTGTGTACACTCACAGGTGGAGTGGGCAGGTGCTAGCCTGACTGCATGTCTGCCCACGCAGGGGAACACGGTGCTCGGGGCTTAAGCCCCCAACCCATCACTCCCTGCGCGGCCTCAGCATTTGCACAGTCCCTGCCTGAGGCCTGAGCCATCCCCCCCACCTTCCTGGGCCAGCTGCCCTCTAGACAGGGCCCTGACCTCTGTTCTGCCTCTGGTGGGGTTGCCTCCCCTGGCCAGGTGAGTCCTGACAGTGCCTCTCCCTCCTGGGGCCTCCAAGGAAAGTATTttgacatctctctctctcttctgtttttattGACTTGTTAATAAAGGACTTTGTAGTGACTGGGTTGGGCTACGGTCCTTGGGGGTCCTCTGGGTCTGAGTCTCAGCCATGGCTCCACCTCATGGTCCCCTCGATCTGAGGTCTTGGTCTCTCTCTGTGTAGCTGGCTGGGGGCTGGGCTCACCTGGCTTTGCCTCATTCACCTCTCACCACAGCTCAGTAAACCATCACCATTTTCCAGACGAGGAACCGAAGCTTTGAGAGGTGACATGACTTAGCCAAGGTCACATGATTCCCATTCCCATGCCTGCCTTTGAAATCTGGGGTGTTCCCAGATTTCAGAATAGCTTCCAAATAGCCCAGAGGGTTCTGAACCTGGGCAGAGACTCCCAGCCCCTCCTGTCTGGGGAATCTCCCAGCCTTCCCTGTCACTGTGGATATGGCCGGCCTGCTACGAAACCCACCAAGGAGGGCCCAAGAgcacttttctttcttccagcCCACAGCCTGCTTTTTTCTGGGTCTTGCCTGAGTTCTGGCCGTCCCTCTTGTTGGCTAAGAGATCAGTTGGTTCTTAACACCAGGGCTCTCCTGGAGTCATTCCTAAAGTTCAGGGCCAGGAGGATGGGACAGGGACCTGGAGGCCACCTGGAGCCTGCTCTGTCCTCGGGGGCTGCCTCCCTGCTTGGTGAGGCTGGGATCCTGCTATGGCCTGATGGGGCCCCACAGATGCCCCAGGGAGACTATCGGGTACCCTCAGCCCAGACCCGCCCATGCTTAGGCAGGGAAGAAGGGTGTGACTTCTGTGTACTCAGAGGTCGTGGTGGCTCCTCAGAAAAGCCAGAACAGGGACAGGCCTCTGGCAATGCGCCCGCCCTGCTCCTGGGGACCAGGGGTCTGGGGCCTCAGGCTGCAGATCACAGGAGCCAAGAGCACAGCACAGCCTGGTGAGTGAGCAGCAGGGGCCCCCCGGGCCAGCCCTTTgcttcagcctcagtttccccatgtgcaTGGAGACCTAGGAGACAGCTCCTTCAGGAACATGGGAAGAGGGCATTTCTTtggagtttgacttttttttttttttgatagagtctcactctgtcacccaggctggagtgcagtggcacaatctcagctcactgcaacctccacctcccaggttcaagagattctcctgcctcaacctcctgaatagctgggattacagagggcTACCAcgatgccagctaatttttgtatttttagtagagacagggtttcatcatattggccagggtggtcttagactcctgacctcaagtgatccgcctgccttggcctcccaaagtgccacgcCAGGCCGAGTTTGTCTTTTGTTGAGGGGTGGGGATtgggggggttgggggggtgggaGTCCCAGTTCCTCTCTTTTGAGGGCCTGGTGTGGGCCCTGGCTTGGGGGATGTCTGGGCTTGAGGTGGGGGCTTCAGAGTCAGGATTCTTGGATTCTTGGGGCTGCTTAACCTATAGCTAGCGGGCTCCCGGCCCCATATCCAGCCCTGGGGGTCTCaccatctgtctgtctgcctgtgaTAAATTGCCTGGTTTGGTGTTCCTGTCATCCCTGCCCACCAAGGGCCTCTCAGGCCTCTCTTGGGTCCCTCATACCAAGTCCCAACCTGGCCTCTGCTAGTTCTTGGGGTTGTCCACGAGGCTGGCCTGGGTGAGGGGCCACAGGTGCACCACTGCGGGCTGCTCTGACTCACACACAGGCCTGAGGtcagtgtgcctgtgtgtgtctctgccacatAGCCGTGTGTCTGTGTGGAGGATTTTTAGCTCCTAGATGATAGGGTCCTTAGGGGTCACTGGGCCAGCTCTTCGCCTCCAGCAGGCTACAGATAGGGCCACCTTCCTAGGAGTGCTGGGGAGATCATGAGACCAAGCTGGGCTCAGGGGCACAGAGCTTGGGAGGTGCCCCAGGgacacacagatgagaaagcggGGGGCATCTTCCGGGAACGTGACCCTGAATCTCACATGCAGCTGATGCTGTGTGTCAGGTCAGACAGGCTGACCTTGAGATCTCAGGTTAAGGTGGAGACTCACAGAGCCACCTCCTTGTCCCATCCAGGCCCCCAGAAGGTCCTGGGGCACAGGAAGCTGGTCTGGTCAGCCTGAGTCCGGGGTTGAGCTCCATGTGGGTCATTCATAACCGAGGTTGGGGGCACTTACTGGCACGCAGCCCACATCCTTCACCTTGGGAGCTCTTGGTCGCCTGTCCACATCAGCACAGGCTGGGGAGCCGAAGCGCCTGTCTTCATAAAGATGGCAGCAGGTCCCAGGGAGGGGCCTGCCCACGGTCCCtcggggggagggagggggctctCTGCCCTCCAACTGCCAGCCTGA is part of the Symphalangus syndactylus isolate Jambi chromosome 18, NHGRI_mSymSyn1-v2.1_pri, whole genome shotgun sequence genome and harbors:
- the CASTOR1 gene encoding cytosolic arginine sensor for mTORC1 subunit 1 isoform X4; its protein translation is MELHILEHRVRVLSVARPGLWLYTHPLIKLLFLPRRSRCKFFSLTETPEDYTLMVDEEGFKELPPSEFLQVAEATWLVLNVSSHSGAAVQAAGVTKIARSVIAPLAEHHVSVLMLSTYQTDFILVREQDLSVVIHTLAQEFDIYREVGGEPVPVTRDDSSNGFPRTQHGPSPTVHPIQSPQNRFCVLTLDPETLPAIATTLIDVLFYSHRFPSDLLLTSSSGELWRMVRIGGQPLGFDECGIVAQIAGPLAAADISAYYISTFNFDHALVPEDGIGSVIEVLQRRQEGLAS
- the CASTOR1 gene encoding cytosolic arginine sensor for mTORC1 subunit 1 isoform X5; protein product: MVDEEGFKELPPSEFLQVAEATWLVLNVSSHSGAAVQAAGVTKIARSVIAPLAEHHVSVLMLSTYQTDFILVREQDLSVVIHTLAQEFDIYREVGGEPVPVTRDDSSNGFPRTQHAGPSPTVHPIQSPQNRFCVLTLDPETLPAIATTLIDVLFYSHSTPKEAASSSPEPSSITFFAFSLIEGYISIVMDAETQKKFPSDLLLTSSSGELWRMVRIGGQPLGFDECGIVAQIAGPLAAADISAYYISTFNFDHALVPEDGIGSVIEVLQRRQEGLAS
- the CASTOR1 gene encoding cytosolic arginine sensor for mTORC1 subunit 1 isoform X1; this encodes MELHILEHRVRVLSVARPGLWLYTHPLIKLLFLPRRSRCKFFSLTETPEDYTLMVDEEGFKELPPSEFLQVAEATWLVLNVSSHSGAAVQAAGVTKIARSVIAPLAEHHVSVLMLSTYQTDFILVREQDLSVVIHTLAQEFDIYREVGGEPVPVTRDDSSNGFPRTQHAGPSPTVHPIQSPQNRFCVLTLDPETLPAIATTLIDVLFYSHSTPKEAASSSPEPSSITFFAFSLIEGYISIVMDAETQKKFPSDLLLTSSSGELWRMVRIGGQPLGFDECGIVAQIAGPLAAADISAYYISTFNFDHALVPEDGIGSVIEVLQRRQEGLAS
- the CASTOR1 gene encoding cytosolic arginine sensor for mTORC1 subunit 1 isoform X3 translates to MELHILEHRVRVLSVARPGLWLYTHPLIKLLFLPRRSRCKFFSLTETPEDYTLMVDEEGFKELPPSEFLQVAEATWLVLNVSSHSGAAVQAAGVTKIARSVIAPLAEHHVSVLMLSTYQTDFILVREQDLSVVIHTLAQEFDIYREVGGEPVPVTRDDSSNGFPRTQHAGPSPTVHPIQSPQNRFCVLTLDPETLPAIATTLIDVLFYSHRFPSDLLLTSSSGELWRMVRIGGQPLGFDECGIVAQIAGPLAAADISAYYISTFNFDHALVPEDGIGSVIEVLQRRQEGLAS
- the CASTOR1 gene encoding cytosolic arginine sensor for mTORC1 subunit 1 isoform X2 encodes the protein MELHILEHRVRVLSVARPGLWLYTHPLIKLLFLPRRSRCKFFSLTETPEDYTLMVDEEGFKELPPSEFLQVAEATWLVLNVSSHSGAAVQAAGVTKIARSVIAPLAEHHVSVLMLSTYQTDFILVREQDLSVVIHTLAQEFDIYREVGGEPVPVTRDDSSNGFPRTQHGPSPTVHPIQSPQNRFCVLTLDPETLPAIATTLIDVLFYSHSTPKEAASSSPEPSSITFFAFSLIEGYISIVMDAETQKKFPSDLLLTSSSGELWRMVRIGGQPLGFDECGIVAQIAGPLAAADISAYYISTFNFDHALVPEDGIGSVIEVLQRRQEGLAS